In a single window of the Eshraghiella crossota genome:
- a CDS encoding spore germination protein yields MEKYSDNFEENVKYFGELVQPDKNFDMIVKKIKIAGKKATLFMIDSFTKDELMEKLLEYFSDLKEDDIPGSADEMADLIPHIEVDVEYSPVKSIVPLMQGMVVMFLEGFDNVFLIDCRTYPSRSVSEPWKNRVLRGSRDGFVESIAGNVGLIRRRVRTKDFRVEALSAGRLSKTDIAIAYIDGLADKKLLDNIKKRIKTINVDALTMNIESLAETLLKGSYINPFPKFKYTERPDSAAAAVFDGNIVVLIDNSPAVMILPTSIFDIAEEADDYYFPPVTGTYLKLSRYCIAVFSLILTPVWVLLLNNPGSVPEWLKFVLIEEHSSTVPVLLQLFILEFAIDGLRLAAVNTPTLLSTPLSVIAGIVVGEYAVSSGWFDPESMLYMAFVSIGTYTQASFEIGYAIKFFRLIILVLTWFFNIWGFTAGILIFILCLVFNRTISEKSYIYPIIPFNWNMLKRKLFRIRLGKEK; encoded by the coding sequence ATGGAAAAATATAGTGACAATTTTGAAGAAAATGTAAAATATTTTGGAGAGCTGGTACAGCCTGATAAAAACTTTGACATGATAGTGAAAAAAATTAAAATAGCAGGGAAAAAAGCAACGCTTTTTATGATAGACAGCTTTACTAAAGATGAGCTTATGGAAAAACTTCTGGAGTATTTCTCGGATTTGAAAGAAGACGACATACCTGGGTCAGCTGATGAAATGGCAGATTTAATCCCGCATATCGAGGTGGATGTGGAATACAGCCCTGTTAAATCAATCGTGCCGCTTATGCAGGGAATGGTGGTTATGTTTTTGGAGGGGTTTGATAATGTTTTTCTGATTGACTGCAGGACGTACCCTTCAAGAAGTGTATCGGAGCCATGGAAAAACAGGGTGCTACGAGGCTCAAGGGACGGTTTTGTGGAATCCATTGCAGGCAATGTGGGCCTTATAAGGCGCAGGGTAAGGACTAAAGATTTCAGGGTAGAGGCATTAAGTGCGGGAAGACTTTCAAAAACCGATATTGCTATTGCTTATATTGACGGACTGGCGGACAAAAAACTCCTTGACAATATTAAAAAACGAATTAAAACCATTAATGTTGATGCGCTTACCATGAATATTGAAAGCCTTGCCGAAACCCTTTTAAAGGGAAGCTATATCAATCCATTTCCGAAATTCAAATACACGGAAAGACCTGATTCGGCGGCAGCGGCGGTTTTTGACGGCAATATAGTTGTTTTAATCGATAATTCTCCGGCAGTAATGATTCTTCCCACATCTATTTTTGATATAGCTGAAGAAGCGGACGATTATTATTTCCCACCGGTAACGGGAACCTACCTTAAACTGTCGAGATACTGCATAGCTGTTTTTTCACTTATTCTTACGCCGGTGTGGGTGCTGTTATTAAACAATCCCGGAAGTGTGCCGGAATGGCTGAAATTTGTATTGATAGAAGAACATAGTTCAACGGTACCCGTGCTTTTGCAGCTTTTTATATTGGAATTTGCCATTGACGGATTACGTCTCGCTGCGGTGAATACACCGACTCTTTTGTCAACACCGTTAAGTGTAATTGCAGGTATAGTTGTAGGCGAATATGCGGTAAGCTCGGGCTGGTTTGACCCGGAAAGCATGTTATATATGGCATTTGTGTCAATAGGAACGTATACACAGGCAAGTTTTGAAATAGGTTATGCCATTAAATTTTTCAGATTAATAATACTTGTTCTGACATGGTTTTTTAATATCTGGGGATTTACTGCAGGCATTCTGATTTTTATTTTGTGCCTTGTGTTTAACAGAACAATATCAGAAAAAAGTTATATATATCCTATTATTCCTTTTAACTGGAATATGTTAAAACGTAAACTGTTCAGGATACGACTTGGAAAAGAAAAATAG